CGCCCTTGCGGTGCGCCCCGCGCGGCATGCACTCTTTCCCGATGCAACCCATCAGCCGTGGTTCCCGCATCGTCGCCCTCGTCGCGGCCCTGGTCGGCCATCCCGCCCTCCCCGCCTCCGCCCAGACACCGCCACCCCGCGCGCCCGGCACGCCGGCGGCCGTGACGGCCAAGGTCTTCGAGGACGGGTCGCTCGCCATCCCCGCCTTCCGCTTCGGCGAGTCCCCGCTGGCGTTGTCTGGGCCCGCGCGTCCGGGGGCGTACCTCTCGGCGGTCGGGCGGCGCGCCATCGCGATGGGCACCGAAGACGGGCGCCTTGAGCTCTGGTCGTGGCCGATCAAGTGGCTCCATGACTTCGAGCTCTCGTTTCGGGTGCCCAAGTACACCGAACCGATCGCCGGGCGGAGCGTCGCGCGGTCGGTGATCGAGCGCCCAGAGGGGGTGACCATTGAGTACAGCCACGAACAGTTCACCGTGCGCGAGCACATCTTCGTCCCCCTCGATCAGCCAGCCGTCGTCATCCTGCTCGAGGTCGACGCGATCCGCCCGCTCGAGATCATCGCGCGGTTTGCCCCCGACATCCACTACGCCTGGCCCGCCGGACTCGGCGGCCAGTACCTGATCTGGGAACAGCAGGCGCGCGCCTTCCTCTTCTCCGAGGGGAAGCAGTCGATCAACGCCTTCCTCGGTTCGCCGGCCGTCACCGAAGCGTCGGACGTGCCGGCTCACATGCTCTCCGCAGCACCACCGCAGTTGGTGATCGGTGTCGGGGGTGCCGGTGAGCGCTACACCGCACCGCGCCTCGGCGAGCCGCCGGGGAAGAGCGTGAACCTGCGCGTTGCCTACATCCCGATCGTGCTGGCCGGCGGCGCCATGCCGCGCGATTCGGCGCTCGCCCTCTATCGGGCCCTGGTGCAACCGGGTGCGGCCGAGCGGGCGTGGCGGCAGCGGGTGGCGCACGCCGATTCGCTGCGCACCACGCAGTTCGCGCTGCATTCGCCGAGCCCGGAACTCGACCGTGCCGTCGAGTATGCCAAGGTCAACCTCGACGAATCGTACGTCTGCAATCCCGACCTCGGCTGCGGACTGGTCGCGGGCTATGGACTCTCGGGTGGTGCCACCGACCGGCCGGGCTTTGGCTGGTTCTTCGGCGGTGACGCGGCAATCAATTCGCTGGCGATGACCGGCGCGGGGCAGGGCACCCTGGTGCGCGACGGCGCGCTCCGCTTCTTCGCGAAGTATCAGCGCGCCGACGGGAAGATCACCCACGAGATCTCGCAGGGCGCCGGACGCGTCGACTGGTTTGCCTACCCCTACGCCTTCTATCACGGCGACACCACGCCGTTCTGGATCCTCGCGACCGGCGAGTACTGGCGCCAGACCAACGACATGACGCTCGTGAAGGAGTTGTGGCCCAACCTCAAGCGGGCGTACCAGTGGTCGCTGGCCACCGACAAGAACGGCGACGGCCTGATGGAGAATCCCTCGGCCGGCGCGGGGGCGCTCGAAGTGGGCGACCTGCAGATCGGCATCCTCTCCGACGTCTATCTCAGCGGCGTGTGGGTGTCCGCCCTCGACCGCTTCGCCAGAATGGCCGAGGCCAACGGCGAGCCGACGCTGGCGACCGAGGCGCGCGCGGTGCGAGCCAAGGCGATCGCGACGATGGAGGCGAAGCTCTGGCTGCCGGCGCAGCGGCAGTACGCCTTTGCCTTGCTGCAGGATGGCACGGTCAATCCGAGCCTGACGGCGTGGGCCGCAACCGCGATGGCCTTCGATGTCTTCATGCCTGCGCGCGGCGCCGAGATGGCGGCGCGGCTCGCGTCGTCGACGATCCTCACCGACTGGGGAGCGCGTCCGCTCAACTCGGCCAGCCCGCTCTTCGATCCACTCCACTACAACAACGGTGCCGTCTGGCCGTTCGTGACCGGCTTCGTCTCGCTCGCCGAGTATCGCTACCACAACGCGACTGCGGGGTTCTTCGCGCTGCAAGCGGTCGTCCGGACCGGCTTCGACGAGGCGCTCGGTCGGAATCCCGAGGTGTTCTCCGGCCGCTTCTACAAGCCGCTCGACACGGCGGTGCCGCAGCAATTCTTTGCGACGTCGATGGTGTTGACGCCGCTGATCCGCGGCCTGCTCGGGCTCGACGTCGATGCCCCGTCGAGGCGACTCGTCGTGGCGCCGCATCTCCCGCCCGACTGGGACAGCGTGACCGTCGAGCACGTGCCGGTCGGGGCGGGCCGCCTGACGCTCTCGGTCCGGCGTTCCGCCGCCAGCCTGACGCTGACGGCGATTCGCGAGACCGCTGACGCGACGCCGCTCGAGATCGAGTTTGCGCCGGCATTGCCGCTGGGTGCTCGTGTCACCACGGCGGCGGCGGTGCAGTCGACGGCGGGCGACCTGCATGCGTCGGTACGCGGCACGCTCGACCGTCAACTCACGCTCACGGTTGGCTACAGCGGGGGCTGGGCGATCGTCCCGCCGGTGATGCCGCCGACCATTGGTGCCCGGTCGGCCGCGCCGCGGGTGCTGAGCGAGCGGATCGTGAACGGCGACTATCAGGTCGCCTTCGAGGGGCTCGCGGGACAGAGTTACACCTTTCGGCTGCTGACCCCGGTGCCCGATGCCAACGCACCCCTGCGGGTGATGAGCGCCGAGGCGAGCGCCGTCGGGGTGCGTCCGGTGCCGGATGCGCCAAGGGCGCGCCTGGTCACGGTCACCTTCCCGTCGACTGGCACGCCCAACAGCGACAACTACGTCCCGGCCACGGTGCGCTTCAGCGTGGCACCGCAGTAACTACCGGCGCGCCTTCGGCTTCAGCAGCAGGTCGTGGAAGTCGAAGGAGAAGTCGGTCTCCGGATCGGCGGCCACCATCTTGACCTGATCGATGGTGCCATCAGGATTCAGCTGGAAGGTGACATAGGCGTCGGCGCGCATCTCGCGATCATCCCATCGCGCCAGAAAGGTGTCGTGCTGCCAGTGCACCAGTTCGCCCTGCAGCTGGGGCGTGTGGCTCATCGCAATCCGCAGCTTGCCATTCGCGAAACTCACCACCACGTCACCATACCACGCATCCTCATAGGTACGCGCATAGTTGGCGAGGCCGAGTGAAGGGCCCTTGGTCGAGTCGCGCGCGGCGCTGGTCGCCTTCCGCTGCTGCGCCATCATCGTCTGCTGGCGCGCGGCGAGCTTGGAATAGCCGCCGATGAAATCCCAGGGCGGGGTGGTGCCGAGCGCGTAGTCGAGCAGCGACCAGCCGGCGGCGAGGAAAGTGGTGGCCTCGCTGTTGGTGAGCACCGCCACGCCGACCCGCGCCTCGGGAATGAACGCCACGAACGAGAGGTAGCCCGGCAATCCACCAGTGTGCCACACGACCTTCCGGCCGCGGAAGTCGTTGGTCTGGAAGCCGAGCGCGTAGAGGTTGAACTGTTTGGCGAGCGGTGCCAGTTCGGGAGCCGCCGGACCGGCGCCCATTGGCGTCACGCCCGTCCAGATCTCGCGCGCGGTGCGGGCGCTCACGAGACGTTCGCCGTTGGCGAGCTTGCCGCTGTCGAGCTGCACCAGCAGCCACTTGGCGATGTCGCGTGCGCCGGCGTTGATCCCGCCGGCGGGGTTGGTGTTGTCGCTGATCATCGGGGCAATGACCCGGAGCGTGCCGTTGATCTCGGCATGCGTGGTGGCGACGTCGTTCGTGCCCGCAGCGTCGGAGTGGCGGACCGTGCTTGTTGTCATCCCGACGCGCGCGAGGATGCGCTGCTGCACGAACTGCTCCCATGTCATCCCGCTCACCCGCGCGATCACCTCGCCCGCCACGAGGTAGAGGACGTTGTCGTAGGCGTAGGCGGTGCGGAACGAGGTGGCCGGCTTGATGTAGCGGAGGCGCTGCATCACTTCGGTGCGCGTGTAGGTCGACGCGGGCCACCAGAGGAGGTCGCCGGCGCCGAGTCCGAGGCCGGAGCGATGCACGAGGAGGTCGCGGATCGTGAGCTCGCGGGTGACGAAGGGGTCGTACATCGCGAACTCGGGGAGATAGCGAATCACCGGCGCATCCCACGCCAGCTTCCCTTCCTCGACGAGGATGCCGAGGGCGGTGGCCGTGAACGCCTTGGTGTTGGAGGCGATGCCGAAGCGGGTGTCCGGGCCGACGGGTTCCGGCGACCCGAGCTTCTTGACGCCGTAGCCACGCGCGACGATCACCTTGCCGTCCTTGACGACCGCGACGGCGACACCGGGCGTGTGGAAGGTGGCCAGGGCGGCATTGACGATGCTGTCGATCGCCGCTGGCGACTGCGCCGGCACGGCAGCGGGGAGGAGGCAGAGGGCCAGCAGCAGGCGGCGCATCGGCGGGTCCGGTAAAGGGAGAGGGAACGACTAGCGGCTGAACCCCGCCGCGGGCGGGAAATAGACGGCACCGACCGACGCGAGCCCCTCGCGGATGGCGGCATTGGGCCGGCCATAGAGGATCACGCGCGTCGGGGTGAGCAGTTCCATGAAGCGGGCGGCGTACTTCTCGCCGAAGGTCGCCATGTGGATCTCGGCGGCGGCGCAATCGACATAGCGCTCGAAGAGGTGGCAGGTGGTGCCGTCCTGGCTGAGGCTCCATTCATAATCGAGCGTACCGGGCTCATTCGCCTCGGTCGCGGCGGCCATCTCGTGCATGAGGGCGCGCAGGTCTGCCTGGCGGCCAGGGGCGACCTGCATGTCGAGCGTCCAGACGACGTGGTTGTTCACTGCCACTCCGTAGGTGCGGGCCGGGAAAGGGCGAGGTCGATCAATGCGGGAGGCGGTCCCAGGCCGCGGCATCGATCGGCCCGATCTGATGTTCCATCAGGATGCGCCACGCGCCGTTGTGCTTGGTCAGCAACGCCTCGAACGCAATCGTGCTCGACGTCCGCACGCCCGCCTTGTCGGTGACAGTGTACTTGAAGGCGCCCGACTGGAAGGCCGTCGTGGCATTGTCTTGCCGCTTGCCGAACCGGAGCTCCACCATCGCGGTGCTGCCGGCGTTCTTCATGGTGACCATGTCCTTGCCCCAGATGGCGAGGACCTCGGCGATCGGCTGCGTGCCGCGGCCATCGACGTAGATGGCGTTGGGGTGATACACCTTCCCCATCGCCACGATGTCGCTGCTCACGACGGTTGCCGCGACCACCTTCCAGACCTCGGCGTCGATGGTGCGGCTGGTCGCACTGGCCGTGGCCGTCGCGGCCTGCGCCGACACGAGTGCCGGGGTTGCCACCGCCAGCGCAAGCAGGAGTGGGAGGCGTCGCATCAGTTGGCCGCCTTCGGCTGGGGGACGATACGGAGGTAGGGCTTGGGTTCGTCCCAGCCATCGGGGTAGATCATCTTCGCTTCGTCGTTGGTGACCGAGCCGGCGATGATCACCTTGTCGCCCTGGACCCAGTTCGCTGGCGTCGCGACGCGATGCGCGGCCGTCAGTTGCATCGAGTCGACCACGCGGAGGATCTCGTGGAAGTTGCGGCCGGTGGTCATCGGATAGGCGAGCAGCAGCTTGATCTTCTTGTCGGGGCCGATGACATAGACCGTGCGCACCGTCTGGTTGTCGGCGGCGGTACGGCCTTCCGACGCGTCGCCGGCCGCGGCGGGGAGCATGTCGTACAGCTTCGAGATCGCCAGCGTCGTATCGCCGATCATCGGGAAGTTCGGCGCGGTGCCCTGCGTCTCCTCGATGTCCTTGGCCCAGAGGCCGTGCCGTTCGACCGGATCGACCGAGAGGCCGATCACCTTCACGTTGCGCTTGTCGAACTCGGGCTTCAACGCAGCCATCGAGCCGAGCTCGGTGGTGCAGACCGGCGTGAAGTCCTTCGGGTGGGAGAAGAGGATCCCCCACGAGCTGCCGAGCCACTCGTGGAACGAAATCGGGCCCTGAGTGGTCTCGGCCTGGAAGTCCGGGGCGGTCTCACCGATGCGCATACGGTGCCTCACAGTAAGGGGGTGGAACGGGGGGCGGTTGCCAATAGTGTAACGTCGCGGAGCGCCTGCGAGTGTCAGCTACCGGAGCGGCTTGTAGAAGACCACGGCATCGTGCGGCGTGACGCCGTCCGGGTCGATGGCGAAGCCCGGGATGGTCCCCGCCGCGATCCAGCCGAGGTCGCGATAGAGCTGCTCGGCCGGGTCACCCCCCTTGGTGTCGAGGGTCAGCAGGCCAAAGCCGGCGGTCCGGGCCGCGGCCTCGATTGCCACCATGAGCGCGCGCCCCAGTCCCTGCCGCCGCGCCCGTCGGTGGACGAGCAGCTTCACCACCTCGGCACGGTGCGGCTGGTTGCGCGCCCAGGCCGGCTGGAACTGGACCGTGGCGACGATCCCGTCGGCGTCGCGTGCGACCAGCACCACCGCGCGCGGGGCCAGCCCGGCGAGGGTCTCCTGCCACCAGGCGATCGCATCGGCTGGCGCGAGTGGGGGGAGGAAGCTGACCGCCGCCCCCGCCTCCACCGCGTCCACGAGGAGCGCGGCGAGGTCCCGGAGGTCGTCGTCCGAGGCGGGACGCGAGAGCGGCGAGATCAGTGGCGGCACGGCAACCGGGTCATCCTACGGCTTGGCGACCTTGGCGTCTTCGACGATGATGGCGTAGCTGTAGCCGGCGCCGAAGTCCTTGTTGATGTGCACCGTACCGGTGATCGTGACGGTGGCGCCCATCGCGACGCCATCCATCGAGGTGACGGTGATGTCGTTGGTCCCCTTGGTCGCGTCGCCGCTGCCATCCTGCAGGTGGATCCAGTTCCGCCCCATCACGCCCTCGTTGTACTTGACCACGACCGCGCGGATGGTGACGGTCTTCCCGTTCAACTGCTCCCGCTGGGCCCACGCCTCGGCGACGGTGCGGGCATCGGCGCCGCGCGCCTTCTCGACCTTGTCAACGACGACCGCCGGTGCGGCGGCACCCATGGCGCCGCTGCCCGCCGGGGTGGTGCCACCACTCAGCGTCCCGAAGTAAATCGTGTCGAAGGTGCGCTTGAGCGTCTTCGACTCGAAGCCGGCCATCAACATCGGATTGAGGATCGTGACCGTGGCACCAGTCTCGACCTTCGTTTCCGGGACGGCGACCCACGCCTCGCCGGTCGGCGTCTTGAGGCGCAGATAGATGTACGGCGAGGCCTGGAGTTGCTCCAGCACGGGGCCGGTCAAGGTGGCGAGCTGCGGCGCCTCCTGCTGGGCCTGCGGGGTCGCTGGCGCTTCGGGAGCCTTCGGTTGGCAGCCGCCGATCGTCGCGACAAGGAAGAACAGGGGAACGGCGCGGCGCATCACGGGGACTCCGGGCGTGGACTGGTCAGGACTCGGGGGTAGTCCCTGAAAGATAGGGGGCGTGCCGGTCTGATCGCAGGGACCAGACCCAGACCGCCGCCGCTGCGAGGAGGGTCATGGTGGTCGCGACGATCGGTGCCCACTCGGCAAGCGGTGCCGCACTGGCGTCATCCACCACGAGCCGCCATACGCCCGGTGCCCCGGCTTCACCGGTGGCGAACCGGGCCAGGTTCATTGCCGCATGCACCCCGATCGGCATCGCCAGACCTCCCGACCACTGCGCCACGGCACCAAACAGCAGCGCGCTGGGGATCACGCCCATCACCACCGTCTGCCAACTCCAGCCGAAGGCGAGATGCGTGGCGCCAAACGCCACGGCCACCAGCAGGTGCGCCTGCCAGGTCGGGAGCACCCGCAGCAGGGCCCGCAGCGAGTAGCCACGAAAGCCGACCTCCTCCATCGTGGCGAGCAGTCCGGTGGTCGCCAAGACCAACAGCAGCGGACCCGCCGCCGGCATCGCCGTGCGGGTGTAGTGCAGCGGCGCGACCGTGACGGAGATCACGAGGAGCGTGATGGCGTACGTGAGGCATCCGATCAGCAGCCCGACCGCAAGGCGGCCGACGCTGGCGCGCGTCGGCACGAAGCCGATGTTGTCGAGCGGCGGCGAGGTGCGCCTGGCGAGGAAGTGCGTGAGGAACACGAGGAGCGGCGTCGCGACCAGCCCCCAGACGAGCGATCCCCATGCGGGCGGCACCATCCCCTTCGGAATGGCGGCGAGCATGAGGATCGCGAGGTACGCCGCCCAGAAAAGCGCGACCCGCAGCAGCATCGAGGCGCGAGGCATGGAGGGCCTACGGCGACCCGACGCGAAAGGTGTCGCGCTCAGGGACCGATCAATCCCATCGCCGTGCCGGAGACATCGGTGAAGTAGCCGAAGGTCCCCATCCCCGGGATGGCCATCGGGTCGCCCATGCGCTTGCCGCCCGCGGCTTCGATGGCCGCAATCGATGCCGCGACGTCGGCGGAGTAGATGTACGCCATCGACTTCGCGACCGGCGTGTGGGACTGGAAGACGCCACCGATGCCTGCGCCAGCGTCGAAGCCGACAAAGTGCGGCATCGTGGGCGCGGCGCCCCAACCGAAGAGGCCGCCGACGAATCGTGTCACCGCCTCGCCATCGGCCGCGTACATCTCGAGGCTGCAGACGGCGCCCGCCGGCGGCTTCGGGTTGGTGCCGAACGGCATCTCGATCCGCGGCGGCTTGGCCGCGAGCAACCCCGAGGCGAGGCCGTAGATGGTGCCGGACGGATCGGTGAAGCGCGCCAGCTGGGCACCCATCGGACCAGGCCACGGGGCGCGCTCGACACTGCCGCCGGCCGCGACGACTCGAGCAAGCGTCGTCGCCACATCAGCACAGTCGAGGAACGGCACCACCGCCTGGAATCCCTCCGGGAGATTGGTGCGGAGCACGACCGATGGTCCGGCCGGCGGTGCGGCGGCGATGAGTTCCGCACTGAGCGCCTGCATCGGCCAGCCGAAGACGCCCGCATAGAAGGCGTGCGAGGCGGCGAGGTCCTTGGCGGCGATCGACACCATCGCGATCGGATGGGCGCCGGTGCCGTGGGGAATCGGGGGAAGGGAACTCATCGCGCGCGCTCCTCTCGTGGGGTCAGGGGTTTCTGGGGGTTGAACGGGGAAGCTGCACAACAAGCTCGATCTCGATCGAGGCGCCGCCCGGAAGCTTCGCCACCTGCACGGTACTGCGTGCCGGTCGCGCCTCGCCGAGCCGCTGCGCATAGACGGCGTTCATCTTCTCGAAGTCGGCGAGGTCCGTCATGAAGACCGTCGCCTTGACCACGTCGGCCAGCCGGGCGCCGGCCGCCGTGACCACCGCCTCCAGATTGTCGAAGACGCGATTCACCTCGGCGACGAGGCCGCCTTCGACCAGCTTCCCGGTGGCGGGATCGCGGCCGATCTGCCCCGCGGTGAAGAGGAAGCCGTTGCTGATCACGCCCTGCGAATACGGGCCGATCTGCTTTGGCGCGCCCTCGGTGACGACGACGCGCGGGGCGGACTGCGCGACGAGCGTCGTCGGCACGGCCGCGAGCGCAACAAGCAGGAGTGCCGGGCAGCTACGCGACATCACGACCTCACTTCGCCGGGGTGATGATGATGCGCCGATACTCGATGACGCCATGGTCGCCCTGCAGGTAGAGCGGGCCGGGCTTCGCCTCGTCGGCGTCGAGCGCGCCGCCCGTGAAGCCGGGAATTTCCCGCTCGCAGATGATCGTCTTGCCGTTGAGGACGACGGTCACGGTGCGGCCGACGAGCGTGATGTCAAAGCTCTGCCACTCGCCCGGCTTCTTCGCGGCGTTCTGGTTCGGGGTGATCATGCCGTAGATCGCGCCGAGGCCGTCGATCTCCGGTTCGGCACCAGGCGTGTCCTCGATCTGCACTTCATACCGGCCACGCAGGTAGACGCCGCTGTTGCTGCCCGGCGGGTAGCGGAACTCGACGTGCAGCTTGAAGTCGCCGAAGGCCCGCGTCGTCACCAGGTCCGCCCCGGCCTTGGCATTGCGGAGAATGCCCTGCGCCAGCGTCCACTGACTCGGGCTCTCGCCGAGCGGCTTCCACTCGGTGAGCGTCGTGCCGCCGAGCAGGGCGATCGGGGCACCCCAGACGACGGGCGTGGTGCGGCGCAGGCTCGGGGCGCGCACGCCTCGGAACGCCAATGACCGGCCACTCCCAAAGGTGACGGTCCCGCTGATGGAATCGCCGACCACGCGGCCGGTGAAGGTGTTGTCGCCTTCAGCATCGTTCCACTGCGGCGGAATCACGAATCGGAACTCGCCGGTGGTCGCCGCGAACTCGACCTTGGCGATCGGCCGGGCGCTGCCGGCGAGCAGCATCACTTGACCGACCAGCATGCTGCGGCCACTGTGCCGGACCTCGAGCCACGCCGAGGTGTGCCGACCCGGCACGGTGACAGTCATGTCCCAGCGACCGATCAGCGGGGCGCGGGATTGCGCCACGAGCGCGGGTGTGCCGAGTGGGGCGATCGCCAGCGTGGCAACCAGGGCGAGCAGGGTCGGGCGAGTCATCGAGTGCCTCGGTGAGTTTCCAGCCGCGGCCGCCTGCCCTGAGCAGAGCGAAGGGTCAGGCCGCGGTGAACGGTGAACATTGCGTCAGCGCGCGGGGCGCGGGGTCGGTCGCAGCGACGGGATGCGTTCGTGGCGGTCGGAGCAGGCAATCAATTCGGCGAGCCGCCGGGCCCGCGTGTCGGCGCGCTTGGCGCTGATCACCCAGTGCGTACTGGTGCGCCGATAGGATGCGGCCGCCTCCTGAAAATACTTCCAGGCCCGGCGTTGCTTCGTGAAGGTGGCGAGCTCCTCCGACGAGAGCATGCCCGGTTCCTGCTCGAACGAATAGATGCCGGTGCGCTCCGGCGTGCGCGCGGCAAAGGCGGCGAGTCCGGCAGGTTGCATTCGCCCTGCCGCCATCAGTCGTTCGACATGGGCCACGTTCACCAGGCTCCAGATGGATCGCGCGCGACGCGGCGTGAAGCGGATCGCGTAGGCGTCCGCATCGAGCGAGCGACGCACCCCATCGATCCACCCCACGCACAGCGCCTCGTCGAGCGCCTCGGCGTACCCGATCCCGCTCGACAGGGCGTGGGCCTTCGCAATCCGGACGATCAGGTGATCGGCGGTCGCGTGGTGCGCGCGCAACCAGCGGCGAAACGCGGCCGCGGTGGCGAAGTGGATCGGCGCATCGGTCATGGTCCGTCAGCCGGCGTGGGCATCCGCAGCGCTCGGTTGCAGACGCAGGGAGATCACCATCATCAACAGCATCACGACGGTCGCCGCGCGGTAGGCGACGCTCAGCCCCTCGAGTCCTCCCCCCGCGCGGTCGGCGAGGAAGGAGAGCACGGCGACCACCATCAGGTTGCCGATCGCGATGCCGATGTTGACCAGGGCCTGGGCCGCGCTGCGCTCGCGCGCGGTGACCTCGTTCAGCACCACCGTGCGCAGCGTGCCACCGACCACGATGCCGACGCCGGTGCCGATGAAGAGCGTCGCCAGCATGTACATCCAGAAGTGCGCGGCGAAGAAGCCGATCAGCCCCGAGCCGATGCCGAGGGTGCCAAAGCCCCAGAGCATCACGGCCCGCGCACCGAGTCGATGCTGGATCCGTCCGAAGCCCGCCGAGGCCGCCGCCGAGCAGAGCACCAGCGGCAACAGCAGCAGCCCCGCCTTCTTCGACGGCGTGTTGAAGGCGGCGACCGCGATCGACGTGATGAAGATGACGCTCCCCATCCCGAAGCCGGCGCCGACGCAGAGGGCCCAGGTGGTGCGCAGCTGCCGGGTGACGAACAGCGTCAGCGGGACGATCGGCTGCGCGGCGCGTCGTTCGATCAGCAGGAGCAGCGGCAGGGCGACGGCGGAGGTGGCCAGCAGCATCGGCCACAGCGTCTGGCCGAGGGCGGTGTCCAGCGCGCGATTGATGCCGAGGGTCAGCGTCGTCAGCATGAGTGCCAGCGTGGTGATCCCGGCGTAGTCGAACGGCGGATGCGCGACGTCGTTGACCTTCGACGGCAACGCCCGGGCACTCATGAAGAAGACGATGGCAGCGATCGGCAGGTTGATCAGGAAGATCCACTGCCAGCTGGCCACCACCAGCAACAGCGAGGCGACCACGGGCCCGACCAGAAAGGCCATCCCGAAGGTGGCACCGATCAAACCGAGGATCTTGCCGCGTTCCGCCGGGGGGAAGGTGTCTCCCACGACGGCACTCGCAGTCGGCGTGATCCCGCCGGCGCCCATCCCCTGCACTGCACGGCCAACCAGCAGCATGCCGAACGAGCTCGACCGCGCGACCACCAGCGAGCCGATCGCGAAGGCGGCGATGTCGAGCAGGTAGATCGCCCGTCGGCCGAATCGGTCGCTGAGGTTGGCCATCAACGCGGTGCTGCTCATCGAGCAGAGCGAGAAGACGATCGTGACCAGGCCGATCTGCCGGTTGTCGACCCCGAACGCCGCCCGGAGGGCGGGGATCGCCGGCGCCACCACGGCGGCGTCGAGCGCCGCCATGAAGACGCCGACGAAGAGCACCGTGAGAATGCGGCGCCGGGAGGCGTCTTCGCTGGTGGGCAGGGCGATGTCGGGCATCCGGCAAAGGTAGCGTCCACCGTCCGGTCCCGCCCTACGCCGCCGCGACCGAGTCGTCGCGCCGCCGCCGGGAGAGCCGCCACGCCGTGCCGAGCGTGAAGAGGAGCCCGACCGGCAGCGGCTCGAGGAAGGTGTAGGCGATGTTGACCAGCGGCTTCTGGTACTGGACCCTGAACTCGGCCATTTCTTGTGTCCGCTTGGCGATCTCCGCTTCGGTCGCCCCGCTCGCCCGCGCCTGCTCGACGGTGTGGGCCGCGAACTTGTCGCCGAAGTCCGGCGCCAGCTTGTAGTAGATGAGCTCCCAGGTCGCGACGTAGCAGACGGTCGCGACGAGGGTGATCAGGAGCCCGACCCGGAAGGCATGCCCGAATGTGATCCGGCCGTCCGGGCTGCCGTCACGATACGACCGGACGCCGAAGTAGACCATCAGGAAGGCGGCCACCATCGTGGTGTAGCCGACCAGCATGCCGTAGTCGAAGCCGATCGCATCCATGAACGGCAGGGTCAGGAGCATCATCGCCGACAGCATGGCGCCGGCGATCAGGCCGTAGGTCAACACGAACTTCCGCATTCCGACACTCGGGGGTTGGAGGACGGCGGATTCTACGTGGCGGCGGGGTGTCGCGCGTCACCCGAAAGGATGATTTCCGGCGATTTCGACCGAAATCACCCGGATGGGTGACCGATTCGGTGAGTCAGGGGATGAGGCGGAGCTCTTTCCCGAGCTGGACGGCCTGGGTCCGGCGCTGCGCGCCCAGCTTGGCGAAAACACGGCTCGAGTGGGTCTTGACGGTGTTCTCGCTGACGTGGACCCGCTCGCCGATTTCCCGATTGCTGAGACCGGCGGCAATCAGCTCGAGGATCTCGAGCTCGCGGGGGGTCAGGCCGAGCGAGGCGACCTTGCGGTCGTCGCGGACGAAGTCGGCCGCCGCCGGAACGAGGACCTCCTGCACGACCACCCGTTCCTTGGCCGCGGTCACCCGGCGGCCGAGCCAGATGCCGAAGGCGGCGAAGAGGGCGGCGACGAGGCCGCCGTAGATCTGCACGGAGTGATCGAGGACCAGCCAGCGGTACTCGACCGCCTGGAGCGCGGCGATGAGGAGGCCGCCGAGGAGGCCGTAGCGGAGGATGGTGGTGGCGCGGGAGGCCGGCCGCGCGGGGGGGAATGACACGTCCACGCTCCAGTGGCGATTG
Above is a genomic segment from Gemmatimonadota bacterium containing:
- a CDS encoding nucleotide-binding protein — encoded protein: MRRAVPLFFLVATIGGCQPKAPEAPATPQAQQEAPQLATLTGPVLEQLQASPYIYLRLKTPTGEAWVAVPETKVETGATVTILNPMLMAGFESKTLKRTFDTIYFGTLSGGTTPAGSGAMGAAAPAVVVDKVEKARGADARTVAEAWAQREQLNGKTVTIRAVVVKYNEGVMGRNWIHLQDGSGDATKGTNDITVTSMDGVAMGATVTITGTVHINKDFGAGYSYAIIVEDAKVAKP
- a CDS encoding antibiotic biosynthesis monooxygenase; protein product: MNNHVVWTLDMQVAPGRQADLRALMHEMAAATEANEPGTLDYEWSLSQDGTTCHLFERYVDCAAAEIHMATFGEKYAARFMELLTPTRVILYGRPNAAIREGLASVGAVYFPPAAGFSR
- a CDS encoding VOC family protein — protein: MSSLPPIPHGTGAHPIAMVSIAAKDLAASHAFYAGVFGWPMQALSAELIAAAPPAGPSVVLRTNLPEGFQAVVPFLDCADVATTLARVVAAGGSVERAPWPGPMGAQLARFTDPSGTIYGLASGLLAAKPPRIEMPFGTNPKPPAGAVCSLEMYAADGEAVTRFVGGLFGWGAAPTMPHFVGFDAGAGIGGVFQSHTPVAKSMAYIYSADVAASIAAIEAAGGKRMGDPMAIPGMGTFGYFTDVSGTAMGLIGP
- a CDS encoding serine hydrolase, with amino-acid sequence MRRLLLALCLLPAAVPAQSPAAIDSIVNAALATFHTPGVAVAVVKDGKVIVARGYGVKKLGSPEPVGPDTRFGIASNTKAFTATALGILVEEGKLAWDAPVIRYLPEFAMYDPFVTRELTIRDLLVHRSGLGLGAGDLLWWPASTYTRTEVMQRLRYIKPATSFRTAYAYDNVLYLVAGEVIARVSGMTWEQFVQQRILARVGMTTSTVRHSDAAGTNDVATTHAEINGTLRVIAPMISDNTNPAGGINAGARDIAKWLLVQLDSGKLANGERLVSARTAREIWTGVTPMGAGPAAPELAPLAKQFNLYALGFQTNDFRGRKVVWHTGGLPGYLSFVAFIPEARVGVAVLTNSEATTFLAAGWSLLDYALGTTPPWDFIGGYSKLAARQQTMMAQQRKATSAARDSTKGPSLGLANYARTYEDAWYGDVVVSFANGKLRIAMSHTPQLQGELVHWQHDTFLARWDDREMRADAYVTFQLNPDGTIDQVKMVAADPETDFSFDFHDLLLKPKARR
- a CDS encoding peroxiredoxin, translated to MRIGETAPDFQAETTQGPISFHEWLGSSWGILFSHPKDFTPVCTTELGSMAALKPEFDKRNVKVIGLSVDPVERHGLWAKDIEETQGTAPNFPMIGDTTLAISKLYDMLPAAAGDASEGRTAADNQTVRTVYVIGPDKKIKLLLAYPMTTGRNFHEILRVVDSMQLTAAHRVATPANWVQGDKVIIAGSVTNDEAKMIYPDGWDEPKPYLRIVPQPKAAN
- a CDS encoding CPBP family intramembrane metalloprotease yields the protein MPRASMLLRVALFWAAYLAILMLAAIPKGMVPPAWGSLVWGLVATPLLVFLTHFLARRTSPPLDNIGFVPTRASVGRLAVGLLIGCLTYAITLLVISVTVAPLHYTRTAMPAAGPLLLVLATTGLLATMEEVGFRGYSLRALLRVLPTWQAHLLVAVAFGATHLAFGWSWQTVVMGVIPSALLFGAVAQWSGGLAMPIGVHAAMNLARFATGEAGAPGVWRLVVDDASAAPLAEWAPIVATTMTLLAAAAVWVWSLRSDRHAPYLSGTTPES
- a CDS encoding DUF1080 domain-containing protein, which translates into the protein MTRPTLLALVATLAIAPLGTPALVAQSRAPLIGRWDMTVTVPGRHTSAWLEVRHSGRSMLVGQVMLLAGSARPIAKVEFAATTGEFRFVIPPQWNDAEGDNTFTGRVVGDSISGTVTFGSGRSLAFRGVRAPSLRRTTPVVWGAPIALLGGTTLTEWKPLGESPSQWTLAQGILRNAKAGADLVTTRAFGDFKLHVEFRYPPGSNSGVYLRGRYEVQIEDTPGAEPEIDGLGAIYGMITPNQNAAKKPGEWQSFDITLVGRTVTVVLNGKTIICEREIPGFTGGALDADEAKPGPLYLQGDHGVIEYRRIIITPAK
- a CDS encoding GNAT family N-acetyltransferase, which gives rise to MPPLISPLSRPASDDDLRDLAALLVDAVEAGAAVSFLPPLAPADAIAWWQETLAGLAPRAVVLVARDADGIVATVQFQPAWARNQPHRAEVVKLLVHRRARRQGLGRALMVAIEAAARTAGFGLLTLDTKGGDPAEQLYRDLGWIAAGTIPGFAIDPDGVTPHDAVVFYKPLR